Proteins from a genomic interval of Medicago truncatula cultivar Jemalong A17 chromosome 3, MtrunA17r5.0-ANR, whole genome shotgun sequence:
- the LOC25489432 gene encoding protein phosphatase 1 regulatory subunit 15A — MMNKGREGKRSAPSTDLLVCFPSRTHLRLMPKPICSPVRPSEPNKHHHHKTYHQRKRSISRAGGSISGGGQAGSPMLWTKNKSMGSENSEPTSPKVTCAGQIKMRPKNSACRSWQSVMEEIEKIHNDKKQKKRLNWAESLGFKKEIMQFFTCLRAIRFDLRCFGSFSGTDITTEDEDEEEDDDGEDEDKDEVYYNDHVGVEETHRDSESSRAVFSKWFMVMQEEQNKVVHKEEEKKDENCGDGEISVPPPNALLLMRCRSAPVKSWLKESEEEGGNNNEKENNSQKEKEKEKELAKTHVKKGQSLKSLMEEDNNNNKENLVVMRYHSDYYGISTDIARETWIVGGLTDPMSRSRSWKR, encoded by the coding sequence ATGATGAATAAGGGAAGAGAAGGCAAAAGATCAGCACCCTCTACTGATTTGTTAGTATGTTTCCCATCTCGAACTCATCTTCGTCTAATGCCTAAGCCCATTTGCAGCCCAGTTAGGCCTTCGGAGCCCAAcaaacaccaccaccacaaaactTACCATCAGCGTAAGAGATCAATCTCCAGAGCTGGTGGAAGTATCAGTGGTGGTGGTCAAGCCGGTAGTCCTATGTTATGGACTAAAAACAAGTCAATGGGATCTGAAAATTCGGAACCAACCTCTCCAAAAGTTACCTGTGCCGGACAAATCAAAATGAGGCCTAAAAATTCTGCTTGTAGGAGCTGGCAATCGGTGATGGAAGAGATAGAGAAAATTCATAACGACAAGAAGCAAAAAAAGCGTCTCAATTGGGCCGAATCTCTCGGTTTCAAGAAAGAGATTATGCAATTCTTCACTTGTTTACGAGCCATACGCTTTGACCTTCGTTGCTTTGGATCCTTCTCTGGAACCGATATCACAacagaagatgaagatgaagaagaagatgacgaTGGTGAAGATGAAGATAAAGATGAAGTGTATTATAACGATCATGTTGGTGTAGAAGAGACTCATCGCGACAGCGAATCATCAAGAGCTGTGTTCTCAAAATGGTTCATGGTGATGCAAGAAGAACAAAATAAAGTTGTtcacaaagaagaagaaaagaaagatgaaaactGTGGTGATGGAGAAATCTCTGTGCCTCCTCCAAATGCATTATTGCTCATGCGATGTAGGTCTGCTCCGGTGAAAAGTTGGTTGAAAGAAAGTGAAGAAGAAGGTggaaataataatgaaaaagaaaacaattcacagaaagagaaagaaaaggaaaaagaattaGCAAAAACACATGTAAAGAAAGGGCAAAGTTTAAAGTCATTGATGGAGGAagataataacaataacaaagaGAATTTGGTAGTGATGAGATATCACTCTGATTATTATGGTATTTCAACTGATATTGCTAGAGAGACATGGATTGTTGGTGGTTTAACAGATCCAATGTCGAGGAGTCGAAGTTGGAAAAGATGA
- the LOC25489433 gene encoding inactive TPR repeat-containing thioredoxin TTL3, with translation MEGKINKNKVEKVVLGCTFMGKIFKFKTNKLRNSSSVHSLPIKTVNNTQQKESKGSPNHESKVPTETQARKSITFSHTPTDSARSSIQQKEPNGNSLGLARISTSSTTTTIRPRDSETKSPSKDLSTPKLTGNLLMNSSYSSPRTSVTRNNKELNSVSCSVNNSVMGNIMRKSGDGVSQFRSPRSNRILDPEVLKSMGNEAYKQGRFSEALALYERAIAIDSNKATYHCNKSAALIGLGRFQHAIVECEEAIRIDPSYPRAHSRLATIYFRLGEAEKALNCNKETPYFDSELDFQAQALQVHFNKCSEARKVKDWKVILKETQSAISLGVDSAPKVYALQTEALLKLLRQQEAYTIYEKMPKFDLDWCNKLFGPVSSAYLLMIGAQVYLAAGRFEDAVTASQKAAKLDPSNTDVNVVVRRARAATSARLSGNLLFKASKFTEACAVYNEGLEYDPFNSVLLCNRAACRSKLGQFEKAIEDCNVALTVQPNYSKAMLRRADCNAKLERWEAAIQDYEMLIREKPGDEEVARALFEIQLKLKMLRGEDVKDLKFGSNLVCISSNDRFRHYVTSPGMSVVLFCNKATHKQVVLVLEQTCKRFPSVNFLKVEIEDHPYLVKSESVNSVPAFKIYKNGSRVKEIPGKNHEMLERSVKLYSS, from the exons ATGGAAGGAAAAATCAATAAGAACAAGGTGGAAAAAGTTGTATTAGGCTGCACTTTCATGGgaaaaatcttcaaattcaaGACCAACAAACTCAGAAATTCATCATCTGTTCATTCACTACCTATCAAGACAGTtaacaatacacaacaaaaagAATCAAAAGGGTCGCCAAATCATGAGTCAAAAGTTCCAACTGAGACTCAAGCAAGAAAAAGCATCACTTTTTCTCACACACCTACAGATTCTGCAAGAAGCTCAATTCAACAGAAAGAGCCTAATGGTAATTCCTTAGGACTTGCAAGAATAAGTACTAGtagtactactactactattCGTCCGCGAGACAGTGAAACCAAGTCCCCTAGCAAAGATTTGAGCACACCAAAACTCACTGGGAATTTGCTTATGAATAGTAGCTATAGCAGCCCAAGAACAAGTGTTACAAGGAATAATAAAGAGTTGAATTCTGTGTCATGTTCTGTGAATAACAGTGTAATGGGGAATATAATGAGGAAAAGTGGTGATGGTGTGTCACAATTTCGAAGTCCTAGAAGCAACAGAATACTAGACCCTGAGGTGTTGAAATCAATGGGAAATGAAGCATACAAACAAGGAAGATTTTCTGAGGCTTTGGCTTTGTATGAACGAGCTATTGCTATTGATTCCAATAAGGCAACTTATCATTGTAACAAGAGTGCTGCTTTGATTGGTTTGGGAAGGTTTCAGCATGCAATTGTTGAGTGTGAGGAAGCTATTAGGATTGACCCTTCTTATCCTAGAGCTCATAGCCGTTTGGCGACAATATACTTCAG GTTGGGAGAAGCAGAAAAGGCATTGAACTGCAATAAAGAAACTCCGTACTTTGATTCGGAACTTGATTTCCAAGCTCAGGCTCTTCAAGTTCACTTTAACAAATGCAGTGAGGCCAGGAAAGTCAAGGATTGGAAAGTTATATTGAAGGAAACACAGTCTGCAATATCCTTAGGTGTGGATTCAGCTCCAAAG GTCTATGCTTTACAAACTGAAGCCTTGTTGAAGCTCCTAAGACAGCAAGAAGCATATACAATTTACGAGAAAATGCCAAAATTTGACCTTGATTGGTGTAACAAATTATTTGGACCAGTTTCTAGTGCTTACCTTCTGATGATAGGAGCACAAGTTTACTTGGCAGCCGGCAG GTTTGAGGATGCCGTGACAGCATCACAGAAAGCGGCTAAACTTGATCCAAGCAACACCGATGTGAATGTAGTGGTAAGAAGGGCAAGAGCCGCGACATCTGCCAGATTGAGTGGTAACTTGCTCTTCAAGGCATCAAAGTTCACGGAAGCATGTGCGGTATACAATGAAGGACTAGAGTATGATCCATTCAACTCAGTTCTGTTATGTAACAGAGCAGCTTGTCGTTCTAAGCTCGGCCAATTTGAGAAAGCAATTGAAGACTGCAATGTAGCTCTTACAGTTCAGCCTAATTATAGCAAGGCAATGTTGCGGCGAGCTGATTGCAATGCTAAG TTGGAAAGATGGGAAGCTGCAATTCAAGACTATGAAatgttgataagagaaaagcCAGGCGATGAGGAGGTTGCTAGGGCTTTGTTTGAAATCCAACTAAAACTCAAAATGCTACGCGGCGAAGATGTTAAGGACTTGAAATTTGGTTCAAATTTGGTTTGCATCTCAAGTAATGATAGGTTTAGACATTATGTAACTTCACCTG GTATGTCTGTGGTGCTCTTTTGCAACAAGGCAACTCATAAGCAAGTAGTATTGGTGTTGGAGCAAACTTGCAAGAGATTTCCATCAGTTAATTTCCTTAAG GTGGAGATTGAGGACCACCCTTACTTGGTAAAATCAGAAAGTGTGAACTCTGTCCCAGCTTTCAAAATATACAAGAATGGATCAAGGGTTAAAGAAATTCCTGGCAAAAACCATGAAATGTTAGAAAGATCAGTTAAATTATATAGCAGCTGA